The Rhododendron vialii isolate Sample 1 chromosome 8a, ASM3025357v1 genome has a window encoding:
- the LOC131298838 gene encoding cyclin-dependent protein kinase inhibitor SMR6-like: MGFSKKHQVVDIGLETEGKKWVIAGIAVRGPMRPIKMKPKERECGYESDESSSTTPKAKESKIPERLSCPPAPRKRRPSSTCHFNGAREFFNPPDLESVFIRHVERAN, encoded by the coding sequence ATGGGTTTTTCAAAGAAGCATCAAGTGGTGGACATAGGCCTGGAGACAGAAGGCAAGAAATGGGTGATTGCCGGAATCGCAGTACGCGGTCCGATGAGGCCGATAAAGATGAAGCCAAAGGAAAGGGAGTGTGGTTATGAAAGCGATGAATCGAGTTCGACGACTCCAAAGGCGAAAGAATCGAAAATACCGGAGAGGCTGTCGTGCCCTCCGGCCCCACGGAAGCGCCGCCCTTCGTCAACTTGCCATTTCAATGGCGCTAGGGAGTTCTTTAACCCTCCGGATTTGGAGTCGGTGTTTATTAGACATGTTGAGAGAGCAAATTGA